One window from the genome of Paraneptunicella aestuarii encodes:
- the tssC gene encoding type VI secretion system contractile sheath large subunit, with amino-acid sequence MSNSIQHKLSRVRPPRVQITYDVETGGAIEKKELPFIVGIIAPLSAKSDKKMPPLRDRKMVQIDRDNFNKVMESIEPRLKYSVPNTLPGEKEPMQVNVAFHHIDDFDPVAVVNRVPKLKALYDERSRLRDFLAKLDGNDGLNNILVNILKDKDKLDAIKAVIDGAKETLAANREKLAKSELDQKAYDDATLELFKDELADGKDINSMLTDGQLILDQPQKPYALELIAEYVTQILANDDLIPKAEGKDAPDYNIGGMITTRIAQKDKVISRQLNHIIHHDEFQALEGSWRGLHFLVMNTETSTKLKLKLLNVSYDDLYKDLDKAVEFDQSALFKIVYEEEYGTFGGEPYSVLIGDYQLGRTARDIKFLEMISGVAAAAHAPFIASAYAKLFDLEDYANLYKPRDLSKIFESAELIKWRSFRETEDSRYVTLTLPRVMLRLPYHHENNPVEGIYFDEDVAVNLYKTDDDGNLVLEGGKPVWVLDKDDDGIEFEKTIKQVDARKILWGNPAYILGQRITNAFSLHGWTAAIRGVEGGGLVEGLPAYTFETENGDIDLTCPTEVSITDRREKELNDLGFMAICHCKGTDKAAFFGGQSTNKPKQYLTDSATANARISSMLPYVMSASRFAHYIKVLMREKIGSFMTRQNVEAYLNTWIAQYVLLDDTPPQHIKAKYPLREARINVTDVPGKPGAYRATVFLKPHFQLEELSTSIRLVADLPS; translated from the coding sequence ATGTCGAATAGCATACAACACAAACTGAGTAGAGTACGCCCTCCCAGGGTTCAAATCACATACGATGTTGAAACGGGGGGAGCGATTGAGAAGAAGGAACTCCCTTTTATAGTAGGGATTATCGCACCACTATCAGCGAAATCTGATAAGAAAATGCCACCATTGCGTGACAGAAAAATGGTGCAAATAGACCGCGACAATTTCAACAAAGTCATGGAATCCATTGAGCCGCGACTCAAGTACAGTGTTCCTAATACACTGCCAGGAGAAAAGGAACCAATGCAGGTAAACGTTGCGTTTCACCACATTGACGATTTCGATCCTGTTGCAGTGGTTAATCGCGTACCGAAACTAAAAGCGCTTTATGATGAACGCAGCAGACTGCGTGACTTCCTGGCCAAATTAGACGGTAACGACGGATTAAATAACATTCTGGTTAATATCTTGAAAGACAAAGATAAACTGGATGCCATTAAAGCAGTCATCGACGGCGCTAAAGAAACATTAGCGGCAAATCGCGAGAAACTTGCGAAAAGCGAACTGGATCAGAAAGCCTACGATGACGCAACACTGGAGTTGTTCAAAGATGAACTGGCAGACGGTAAAGACATCAACAGTATGTTAACCGACGGCCAATTGATTTTGGATCAACCACAAAAGCCTTATGCGTTAGAACTGATTGCAGAATATGTGACTCAGATCCTGGCTAATGACGATCTTATCCCGAAAGCTGAAGGTAAAGATGCCCCTGACTATAACATCGGTGGCATGATCACAACACGTATCGCGCAAAAAGATAAAGTCATCAGCCGACAGTTAAACCACATTATCCATCATGATGAATTCCAGGCTCTGGAAGGCAGCTGGCGTGGTTTACACTTCCTGGTAATGAACACTGAAACCAGCACCAAGTTGAAGTTGAAATTGTTGAACGTGTCATACGACGACCTTTACAAAGACTTGGATAAAGCGGTTGAGTTTGATCAAAGCGCCCTATTCAAAATCGTTTATGAAGAAGAATACGGTACATTTGGTGGCGAACCCTACAGTGTACTGATTGGTGACTACCAATTAGGCCGTACAGCCCGAGACATCAAGTTCCTGGAAATGATCAGCGGTGTTGCAGCAGCAGCTCACGCCCCATTCATTGCCTCAGCTTACGCGAAACTGTTTGACCTGGAAGATTACGCCAACCTGTACAAACCAAGAGATCTGAGCAAGATCTTCGAAAGTGCCGAGCTAATCAAATGGCGTTCGTTCCGTGAAACAGAAGATTCACGCTACGTTACCCTGACCTTACCTCGCGTTATGCTTCGCTTACCTTATCATCATGAAAACAACCCGGTTGAAGGTATCTACTTCGACGAAGATGTTGCAGTAAACCTGTATAAAACCGACGATGATGGCAATCTGGTACTTGAAGGTGGCAAACCGGTTTGGGTTCTGGACAAAGACGACGACGGCATTGAGTTCGAGAAAACCATTAAGCAAGTTGATGCTCGCAAGATTTTGTGGGGCAACCCGGCTTATATTCTTGGACAACGTATCACCAACGCTTTCTCACTGCACGGCTGGACTGCCGCTATTCGTGGTGTTGAAGGTGGTGGATTGGTTGAAGGCTTACCTGCCTATACCTTTGAAACCGAAAACGGTGACATCGATCTAACCTGCCCGACTGAAGTGTCTATTACTGACCGTCGTGAGAAGGAATTGAACGACTTGGGCTTCATGGCTATTTGTCACTGTAAAGGTACGGATAAAGCCGCCTTCTTCGGTGGTCAAAGCACCAACAAGCCAAAACAATATCTGACTGACAGTGCAACGGCAAATGCGCGCATTTCGTCCATGTTGCCATACGTTATGTCAGCCTCTCGTTTTGCTCACTACATCAAGGTATTGATGCGCGAGAAGATTGGTAGCTTCATGACTCGTCAAAACGTTGAAGCTTACCTGAACACATGGATTGCTCAATATGTATTGCTGGATGACACTCCACCTCAACATATCAAGGCTAAATATCCATTACGTGAAGCTCGCATTAACGTCACCGACGTACCAGGGAAGCCGGGAGCATACCGTGCCACGGTATTCTTGAAACCTCATTTTCAGTTAGAAGAACTCTCCACCTCGATTCGTCTGGTGGCAGATCTTCCTTCCTGA
- a CDS encoding Hcp family type VI secretion system effector encodes MDLVLLKPGLSDLAGASLIDGDLVDAGDDLSGCIELVSMHFGMKQQMTTDVSNSARTSGRPVLNDITAVKYLDKTSPLLYKHCLSATPIDDGSEPTQIFLCRNANMDGDGNSIIGNIMTVKLYNCMISSVEAQSHPNDMATEQITLNFTDIEWTTSHQDSQALITGSFVYSWSVARNRGPM; translated from the coding sequence ATGGATTTAGTACTGTTAAAACCCGGTCTTTCAGACTTGGCTGGAGCCAGTTTGATTGACGGTGATTTGGTTGATGCGGGAGATGATCTGTCAGGTTGTATTGAGCTGGTATCCATGCACTTTGGCATGAAACAGCAAATGACGACTGATGTTAGTAACTCTGCTCGTACCTCTGGTCGTCCAGTGTTAAACGACATCACAGCAGTAAAGTATCTGGATAAAACATCCCCGCTACTTTACAAACACTGTTTGTCTGCAACACCTATTGACGATGGCTCTGAGCCAACACAAATTTTCTTGTGTCGTAACGCCAATATGGACGGAGACGGTAACAGCATCATTGGTAACATCATGACAGTTAAGCTGTACAACTGCATGATCAGCTCGGTAGAAGCGCAATCGCATCCAAACGATATGGCGACTGAGCAAATTACCTTGAACTTTACCGATATCGAGTGGACAACCTCTCATCAGGATAGCCAAGCTCTTATTACGGGTAGCTTCGTTTACTCCTGGAGTGTTGCTCGTAATAGAGGTCCGATGTAA
- the tssF gene encoding type VI secretion system baseplate subunit TssF: MNEVREQLTDYFKSELAELRSDALQFAHDYPRIAEELSFNGDKSRDPHIELLLQSFSWMTGRLRQNMEAEAKQLPSMLLQQLYPQLMTSIPSMAIMECEVHGSSADFDKGYRFEGNRLFEPSKIEAKPETANKLSNCRFSSCHSQLLWPLKVASVAKFPVNQQEYVTSHFPRAQSIIDINIKSTPEDSNDGLMLSKPLRFFMNLDENSKFPFYDLMACHFIGAVVFDAEGNRVATLNKDNLKFAGFADHERSLPATKQQDLGLTLLLDYMSFPEKFLFFDLTGMEHIQFKQNLRIMLVLDNAIPKSIQLTNQSLKLNCIPVVNLFQKTSEPIPLTYKDYRYKLFPSREQYDCYEIYRINKVFSMNRRGASRELLPYFCLSRRDQLKTDYRWQAQIEASHKKQLPGSETYISLFNKDYARDCPQGETIYAQTLCCNRTIAEFFNTGQTFSVIGSSPIVKATMLTRPTRYRGVKANQQHLWKVLSHLSLYYVSLTDKELAQDTLTTILELYTSAENSVNQRQIESIESFTAHEDVYPVTKHGWRGYYQGVNFKLTLFDRKFDNASTILFGSVLNQFLALFCHINSFVRLEMFIGSKKVYEWKPLSGHKHLA, encoded by the coding sequence ATGAACGAAGTGCGTGAACAATTAACCGATTATTTTAAATCTGAGCTGGCAGAGCTGCGCTCGGATGCCCTGCAATTCGCCCATGATTACCCTCGCATTGCAGAAGAACTGTCCTTCAACGGTGACAAGTCGCGCGATCCACATATTGAGCTATTGTTGCAATCCTTTTCCTGGATGACAGGACGGTTACGCCAAAATATGGAAGCAGAAGCCAAGCAACTGCCATCCATGTTGTTACAGCAACTGTACCCACAATTAATGACTTCCATTCCTTCTATGGCAATCATGGAATGTGAAGTTCACGGTAGCAGTGCTGATTTTGATAAAGGTTATCGCTTCGAAGGCAACCGCCTTTTTGAACCGTCAAAAATAGAAGCAAAACCGGAAACTGCAAACAAGTTATCCAATTGCCGCTTTTCTTCCTGCCACTCGCAATTGTTGTGGCCGTTGAAAGTGGCCTCTGTTGCCAAGTTCCCGGTTAACCAGCAAGAATACGTCACCAGCCATTTTCCCAGAGCGCAGTCCATTATTGATATCAATATCAAATCGACGCCTGAGGATTCCAATGATGGATTGATGCTAAGTAAACCACTGCGTTTCTTTATGAATCTGGACGAGAACAGCAAGTTTCCTTTTTATGACTTGATGGCTTGTCACTTTATTGGAGCCGTGGTTTTTGATGCTGAAGGCAATCGTGTTGCAACACTGAACAAAGACAACCTGAAATTTGCCGGCTTTGCGGATCATGAAAGAAGCTTGCCAGCCACCAAACAGCAAGATTTGGGTTTAACCCTGCTATTGGATTACATGAGCTTTCCAGAAAAGTTCCTGTTTTTCGATTTAACCGGTATGGAGCACATTCAGTTCAAGCAAAATCTGCGCATTATGCTGGTGTTGGATAATGCCATTCCCAAAAGCATTCAGTTAACCAACCAATCGTTGAAATTAAACTGTATTCCCGTGGTGAATTTGTTCCAGAAAACCTCGGAGCCCATTCCACTCACCTACAAAGATTACCGCTACAAGCTTTTCCCAAGCAGAGAACAATACGACTGCTACGAAATCTACCGTATTAATAAAGTGTTCTCCATGAATCGTCGCGGTGCATCACGAGAGCTATTGCCCTATTTTTGTTTAAGTCGCCGCGACCAGTTAAAAACCGACTATCGTTGGCAGGCGCAAATTGAAGCCAGTCATAAAAAACAATTGCCTGGTAGCGAAACCTATATTTCGTTGTTTAACAAAGATTACGCTCGAGACTGCCCGCAAGGTGAGACCATTTACGCGCAAACCTTGTGCTGCAACCGAACCATTGCCGAATTTTTCAATACCGGACAAACCTTCTCGGTCATTGGTAGCTCGCCCATTGTTAAGGCGACCATGTTAACGCGCCCTACCCGTTATCGCGGCGTGAAAGCAAATCAGCAACATCTGTGGAAAGTGCTGTCGCATTTATCTTTGTACTATGTGTCGTTAACCGACAAAGAGCTGGCGCAAGATACATTAACCACCATTTTAGAGCTGTATACCTCGGCAGAAAACTCGGTGAATCAGCGTCAAATTGAAAGTATTGAAAGCTTTACCGCTCATGAAGACGTTTACCCTGTCACCAAACATGGTTGGCGCGGTTACTATCAAGGTGTGAATTTTAAATTAACTTTATTCGACCGCAAATTTGATAACGCAAGCACCATCCTGTTCGGCTCTGTGCTGAATCAGTTTCTTGCGTTGTTTTGTCATATCAATTCGTTTGTGCGATTGGAAATGTTTATCGGTAGCAAAAAGGTGTATGAATGGAAACCGTTGAGTGGCCACAAGCATCTAGCCTAG
- the tssG gene encoding type VI secretion system baseplate subunit TssG yields the protein METVEWPQASSLDMLTAQAEEFNFYQAIRMLESSTDQHGKRFDISYEAVNTQAFKPNFIDDIEIDKHHRKAKVSVNGFSIAGQQGPLPDVFAELLQREKNSGNKGPDAFINLFNNRLIKLLYDIKKQLNPMLFNDSVENSNTYDMLSAIAGHQTMEVYDRLPLCPEQLLSFASLLVGNRQNYSVLKNILETVFDCELEIEPCVGAWKKLPERYRTKLGDSTAILGSGVGLGKHFWDNQAAIGLKMRVRSIEYCHKLMPNGSLHNILASMLSMLTDGLYQINVELELNWETIPLSDFSNGIPMYLGHSSWLRGRVSLKTGMRLGDLPQENVSTEKRDRESLYQQEVYKHFGMNTPGFTVHPSLEHKFGSFAL from the coding sequence ATGGAAACCGTTGAGTGGCCACAAGCATCTAGCCTAGACATGCTCACAGCGCAAGCTGAGGAGTTTAATTTCTATCAGGCGATCCGAATGTTGGAAAGTTCAACTGACCAGCATGGGAAGCGCTTTGACATTTCCTATGAGGCAGTCAACACCCAGGCATTCAAGCCCAACTTTATTGATGACATAGAAATTGACAAGCATCATCGTAAAGCCAAAGTCAGTGTCAATGGCTTTAGCATTGCCGGGCAGCAAGGCCCTCTGCCTGATGTATTTGCGGAATTACTGCAAAGAGAAAAAAATTCTGGCAACAAAGGCCCCGACGCCTTTATTAACCTGTTTAATAATCGTTTGATAAAGCTGCTTTACGACATTAAAAAGCAACTTAATCCCATGCTGTTTAACGATTCCGTTGAAAACAGCAATACCTATGACATGCTCAGCGCTATTGCTGGCCATCAAACCATGGAAGTCTATGATCGCCTGCCACTCTGCCCTGAACAATTATTAAGCTTTGCCAGTTTATTGGTGGGTAACAGACAAAATTACTCGGTTTTAAAGAACATTCTGGAAACGGTGTTTGATTGCGAACTGGAAATTGAACCCTGCGTTGGTGCATGGAAAAAATTGCCAGAACGCTATCGAACCAAATTGGGCGATAGTACCGCCATATTGGGCTCAGGTGTGGGCCTTGGTAAACACTTTTGGGATAACCAGGCCGCAATCGGACTGAAAATGCGAGTACGCAGCATCGAATATTGCCACAAACTCATGCCTAATGGCTCTTTGCATAATATTCTGGCATCCATGCTGTCAATGCTAACCGATGGGCTGTACCAGATTAATGTCGAATTAGAATTGAACTGGGAAACCATTCCTCTCTCTGATTTTTCCAACGGCATTCCCATGTATCTAGGTCATTCCAGCTGGCTCAGAGGCCGAGTTTCATTGAAAACCGGTATGAGATTGGGCGACTTGCCACAAGAAAATGTCAGCACTGAAAAACGCGATAGAGAATCACTCTATCAACAGGAAGTGTATAAACATTTCGGCATGAACACGCCCGGCTTTACGGTGCATCCTTCTCTTGAACATAAGTTTGGGAGTTTCGCACTATGA
- a CDS encoding contractile injection system protein, VgrG/Pvc8 family, with protein MKYKTGHNTQQILERLDYTNLPNPKPTDFVPPPRCSLDFYIELDDGTILDDQVFRIQQFGGHENLSQMFEFNATLHANTFTSSGQNQPWGTLIAGAGDYGSLLQEGGPTSQKIDFNKILGAKACIRMGLPETSKDELEGEYPEDRPVVFYNGIISSFSMAERGVYQASIKPALFKLTLQNNYRLFSQKTILEVIIEVLSENNISFNKMELEAAPNKIIRGLANYRKQDWLQAGETDMDFLNRLMHKVHLFYYFTHSNDTHTMIITDQPYYQNIYRREVGDSGRFEETEDLKPMYLSFSKQQTLDRDDYITQFNYQQNLTTSGITTVLAQKEANWESQKTAQTSPIYLDFMNTTEKLNMEMLHIVQYGATEKEMEHLAHTNMNILTASRFSFSGSSTCNEFKPGYKFLLKQRDGKGSGYNDVPIFPTLEDQEFVVISVQHHGTVEGEYSNQFQAADARGLAMPFSSQTGNMGSILAKVIDNSAAKAAQAAKEEDYEGSVDIIKQQGSPEKYLKKDVFSFDSKDFYYDDSQESFKCKGIFVRFIDQPEDVSPTWVKLAEHMQTIPEVDTFVTVGRSNDDTEIPEVQQSLQAKGSKVIMPEDYTCHTSVGNNYNTNYGDSTSISFGWDVTRPLSFAKNIVETERKTNNYNGVSYSESSNYSYSISKRSHNISRTGDGPDQPFNPSDMMSYVSYGNQTTYGNTYNKSVHTGNSNMYNTQTGHSYSESNQTGGSTSVQNIDWTDSTSTIGSSSSMSTIGSSDNTSLVGTSSNISITGQQTGINVTGIAGNVSTTGVSVSANLTGMTMNSSMTGMSINTNMLGLSVDMSMIGLTSSTSEIGTTNSTSMIGVSNSTNMVGVSNNTSLTGAAISTGLTGASSSTNLTGSSDSTNLTGSSVSTNLTGSNTSTNITGSSTDTSITGSSNSISITGGGSYISLNAAVNLLTTEMENEIIAVMRSVL; from the coding sequence ATGAAGTACAAAACCGGACACAACACTCAACAAATATTGGAACGTTTGGACTATACCAATCTTCCAAACCCTAAACCGACAGACTTTGTTCCACCTCCTCGCTGTAGTCTGGATTTCTATATTGAACTGGATGATGGAACCATACTGGATGATCAAGTGTTTCGTATTCAACAATTTGGCGGCCATGAAAACCTGTCGCAAATGTTTGAATTTAACGCAACATTACATGCCAATACCTTCACATCAAGTGGTCAAAACCAGCCTTGGGGGACATTAATTGCTGGCGCTGGAGACTATGGTTCATTGTTACAGGAAGGCGGCCCAACCAGTCAAAAGATAGACTTCAATAAAATTCTGGGAGCTAAAGCCTGTATTCGTATGGGTTTACCGGAAACCTCCAAAGACGAATTAGAAGGTGAATACCCTGAAGATCGCCCTGTGGTGTTTTATAACGGCATTATCAGCAGCTTCTCAATGGCTGAACGTGGTGTTTATCAGGCCAGCATAAAACCTGCATTGTTCAAACTCACCTTACAGAACAACTATCGCCTGTTTTCTCAGAAAACTATTCTTGAAGTCATCATTGAAGTGCTGTCAGAGAACAATATCTCCTTCAATAAAATGGAATTGGAAGCCGCCCCTAACAAAATTATCAGAGGTTTGGCCAACTACCGTAAGCAAGACTGGTTACAGGCTGGCGAAACCGACATGGACTTCCTGAACCGCCTGATGCACAAGGTACACTTGTTCTATTACTTTACCCATAGTAACGACACGCACACCATGATCATTACGGATCAACCCTATTATCAAAACATTTACCGACGCGAAGTGGGTGACAGCGGCAGATTTGAAGAAACGGAAGATCTGAAGCCCATGTATTTGAGTTTCAGTAAGCAACAAACCCTGGATAGAGACGACTACATTACCCAGTTTAACTATCAGCAAAACCTGACAACGTCGGGCATTACTACGGTATTGGCACAAAAAGAAGCAAACTGGGAATCTCAGAAAACGGCACAAACCTCGCCTATTTATCTGGATTTCATGAACACGACTGAAAAATTGAACATGGAAATGTTGCACATCGTTCAGTATGGCGCTACGGAAAAAGAGATGGAGCACCTTGCCCATACCAATATGAATATATTGACGGCATCGCGATTCAGCTTTTCAGGCTCATCAACCTGCAACGAATTCAAACCCGGATATAAGTTTTTATTAAAGCAGCGCGACGGCAAAGGCTCTGGCTACAATGATGTGCCTATATTTCCAACACTGGAAGATCAGGAATTTGTCGTCATTTCAGTGCAACATCACGGCACGGTCGAAGGCGAATACAGTAACCAGTTTCAGGCTGCCGACGCCAGAGGCTTGGCAATGCCCTTCTCCAGCCAAACCGGCAACATGGGTAGCATTTTGGCTAAGGTCATTGATAACAGTGCAGCAAAAGCAGCTCAGGCAGCAAAAGAAGAAGATTACGAAGGCAGCGTCGATATCATCAAACAACAAGGCTCACCCGAAAAATACCTGAAAAAAGACGTATTCAGCTTCGACAGTAAAGATTTTTACTACGACGACTCTCAAGAAAGCTTCAAATGCAAAGGCATCTTTGTGCGTTTTATCGACCAGCCAGAAGATGTCTCTCCAACCTGGGTTAAATTGGCAGAGCATATGCAAACCATCCCGGAAGTGGATACCTTTGTCACCGTAGGCCGATCAAACGATGACACAGAAATTCCAGAAGTTCAGCAAAGCCTGCAAGCCAAGGGCTCGAAAGTGATTATGCCCGAGGACTACACGTGCCACACCAGCGTGGGTAATAACTACAATACCAACTACGGTGACAGCACCAGTATTAGTTTTGGTTGGGATGTCACTCGCCCACTAAGCTTTGCCAAAAACATCGTTGAAACCGAGCGTAAAACCAATAACTACAATGGCGTCAGTTACAGCGAAAGCAGTAATTACAGCTATTCCATTAGCAAACGTTCGCACAATATTTCCCGAACCGGAGACGGCCCGGATCAGCCCTTTAATCCGTCAGATATGATGTCCTACGTCAGTTATGGTAATCAAACCACTTACGGCAACACCTATAACAAGTCGGTACATACCGGTAACAGCAATATGTACAACACCCAAACCGGGCATTCGTACAGTGAATCGAACCAGACGGGCGGCTCTACCAGCGTCCAAAATATTGACTGGACCGACAGCACCTCCACTATCGGCAGCTCAAGCAGCATGTCTACTATTGGCTCTTCGGATAACACCAGCCTTGTTGGCACCAGTAGTAACATCTCTATCACTGGGCAACAAACAGGGATCAACGTAACCGGGATCGCGGGCAATGTTTCCACAACGGGCGTCTCGGTGAGTGCAAACCTGACGGGGATGACAATGAACTCGTCCATGACCGGCATGAGTATCAATACCAATATGTTGGGGCTGTCTGTTGACATGTCGATGATTGGCCTGACAAGCAGTACCAGTGAAATTGGTACAACAAACAGTACGTCAATGATTGGGGTGAGCAACAGTACCAATATGGTTGGTGTTTCCAATAACACCTCGTTAACTGGCGCTGCCATTAGTACAGGACTCACCGGTGCATCGTCGTCAACCAACCTTACTGGATCGTCCGACAGCACCAACCTGACGGGTAGCTCTGTTAGCACTAACCTGACAGGAAGCAATACCTCGACCAATATTACGGGCAGTAGCACAGACACCAGTATTACAGGTTCATCCAACTCCATTTCAATTACCGGCGGTGGTTCATACATTAGCCTGAATGCGGCTGTGAACTTATTAACCACCGAAATGGAAAATGAGATCATTGCTGTCATGAGATCGGTGCTATAG